The Corvus cornix cornix mitochondrion, complete genome genome includes a region encoding these proteins:
- the ND6 gene encoding NADH dehydrogenase subunit 6: protein MMNFVLFMSLCFVLGGLAVASNPSPYYGVVGLVVASIAGCAWLASMGVSFVSLVLVMVYLGGMLVVFVYSVSLAADPYPESWGDWRVVGYGLGLGLVVVVVGVVVGAFSEVVMGGDTVNNGGLSWIRTDFSGVAVFYSSGSGLLLIAGWGLLLTLFVVLELVRGLSRGAIRAV from the coding sequence ATGATAAATTTTGTACTATTCATAAGTCTGTGTTTTGTTTTAGGAGGGTTAGCGGTTGCGTCTAACCCTTCTCCTTATTATGGGGTGGTGGGTCTGGTTGTGGCTTCTATTGCTGGATGTGCATGACTAGCAAGTATGGGGGTTTCTTTTGTGTCTTTAGTACTGGTGATGGTATATTTAGGGGGGATGCTGGTGGTGTTTGTTTACTCGGTGTCATTAGCAGCGGATCCTTATCCGGAGTCTTGGGGTGATTGACGGGTTGTTGGTTATGGTCTTGGTCTGGGGTTAGTTGTTGTTGTTGTGGGGGTTGTTGTGGGAGCGTTTTCTGAGGTGGTTATAGGGGGGGATACGGTGAATAATGGGGGCCTATCGTGAATTCGGACAGATTTTAGCGGGGTAGCCGTGTTTTATTCGTCTGGATCGGGTCTGCTTTTAATTGCAGGATGAGGGCTGCTGTTAACACTGTTTGTGGTATTAGAACTTGTACGGGGGCTGTCTCGGGGGGCAATTCGGGCGGTTTAA